GCGGACATGAAAATTTGTTAAGAAGCGGGCAAGATGCCCGCACTCCTCGAATTCTTTGATATGACTGGAGTGGGAGCATCTTGCTCCCTGGATTTTTAATTAGGGTATTTCCGCTTCGCGGACATGAATAAGCGAACTTGATATAACCAACCCAACGGCGATCGCCTCCCAAAAGTAAACATCCGAATGTTCTTTTGGGCAAAATGCTGGTAGAGGGGCGGGCGATCGCCACCGGAATATTAAGCAAAAAAAACAACATTGACTCCCTATCTATTTGTGTCGTCAACTGGGTAAAAAATGACTGGCGATCTTGCCCTCTCCCTTTCATGTCCGCTTTGCGGAAAATCCCTCTCCCACGGGAGAGGGACTTGTACCCCTTTCTCCCTTGGGAGAAGGGGGTAGGGGGATGAGGGGAAAACTTGAGTATAAAACCAACCCATAATAAACCGATTCTTGCTCCAAGAGCGTGAAAACCCGGAATGATACCCAATCTCTGAGAGTAAACATCCGGATGTTCCATAAGCTGAGGGACTGTAAAGAAGGAGAAAGACTGTGTAATATATGGTTGTGTGCCTCAGACAAAAAAACTCAGACTTCAGCAGCGCAGAACCTGCCAATGTTGAACTCTGAGCCAGTCAGTTCCCATCCCATTGGTATAGAGCCATGAATAACCAGCAGTTCGATCGCATACTCGCAGGACTCAATCCTACAGAGCAGCAAGTCTTGCACGAATTGCTTAACGATCGGGAAATCGCTACGACAGTAGCCAGTAATAAATCGGATGTGCAGAAAATTAGGAGAACGATTTATAAATCCTTTGGCATAAATGAAGATGATGGTCGTCGCAGAGGGCGCTTTTTTCTGATTGCTTTATTTTTCAAGCATAAACCAGAGTTGGTGAATATTCCCTACCTGAAAAAATTCCAGAATATGAGTGCTGAGGAATTTGAGAAAACCTGCGATCGCCTCTCGACCCAAGAAAAACCCGTTTTACAGCTCTTCCTCCAGAACCAAACTGACGAAGAAATCGCCGCCTCCCTGAACAAAAACCCCGGAACCATTCGCAAACAGATCCGCAACATCTATCAGAAATTTGGCATTCAGGGAAATAGTAAAACTCAACGAAATTATCTGATTCCCATCTTCTTTAAATGCAAACCGGAATTCGTGAATATTCCGCTATTAACCCAGCCAGATGATGTCGGGGCGGGTTCCGTAAGGGTGGGTTCACGAAGATCTCGATGGGAAGACGAAGATAGGGGTGAACCCGCCCCTACGTGGGACGAAAATGTTGGTGAACTCCCTCCAACAGAACCCAAACGGAGCCAAAATAACTGGGGAGAAGCGCCCGATGTCTCCATTTTCCACGGACGCACGGAGGAACTAGACACCCTGAAAACTTGGATCGCCCAAGATGGGTGTCGGCTGGTTGTTCTATTGGGTATTGGTGGAATTGGTAAAACGGCGCTCTCGGTGAAACTTGCCCAGGAAGTTGCAGGGGACTTTGAAGCCATTATTTGGCGCTCTTTGCGGGAAGCTCCTCCTTTGAGCGAGATGCTCGACGACATCAATCAGGTGTTCAACTATGAACCGGACAATCCAGAAGATATCCCCATCCACCGCAGAATTACCCAACTGATTGACTATCTGAAGGAGCATCGCTGTTTAATTGTGTTCGATAATGTGGAAGCGATTCTGCAACCCCAAACGACTGCCGGGCGCTATCGCCCAGGATATGAGGATTATGGCGACTTCCTGACGCGGTTGGGGGAAACGGAGCATCAAGGCTGCTTAATGCTCACCAGTCGGGAAAAACCGAAGGGGATTAATGCGCTGCAAGGGCCAAAATTACCGGTGCGGGTGTGGAAAGTACAGGGGTTAGATGAGGGGGCAATTGCGGAGATTCTGAAGGAAAAAGGGTTAGGGGTGAGCGCCGCAGTCAATCACCAACTCGCGGACTCTTGCAATGGCAATCCTTTGGTGCTGAAACTGATTGCCACTCGGATTCAGGAGCTGTTTGGGGGCAGTGCGGCAAACTACTTAAACCGTGGGGAGGCGATCGCCATTCAGGATGTTTGCGATGTTCTCGATCAACAATGGCAGCGTCTCTCCCTAGAAGAGCAGCATATCATGTATTGGTTGGCGATCAACCGGGAACCCGTCACCCCAGAGATCCTGCAAGAGGACATGATGGGGCAACCCCTGCGGCCCGTTCGCGAAGCGACTCCGCAGGGGTATCGCCGCCAACTAATCGAAATTCTATACTCTTTAGTGGGGCGATCGCTCATCGAAGCCATTTCCGGCACTCGCACCACTTCCCCAGAACCCAAACCCATCACCACCACTCTGCAAAACGTGGTCATGGAATACCTCACCAACCGCTTCATCCAAGAAATCTGCACCGAACTCCGCACCGGCAACCTCAACCTTTTCAACAGCCACGCCCTGATCAAAGCTACCGCCAAAGACTACGTGCGCGAAAGTCAAATCCGCCTCATTCTGCAACCCATTGCCGACCACCTCCTCACCCTCATCGACCCCCAAAATCCCCGCCCCTGGATCGAACAATTCCTCCAGAAATTGAGGGGATCTGTAGGGGCGAACGGCCGTTCGCCCCTACACATGGGACAACCCACACCCAAATTCCTCGGATATGCTGCGGGCAACCTAATCAACCTCCTCTGTCAACTGAAAATCAACCTCTCCCACACCAACTTTTCCCAACTCCCCATCCGCCAAGCCTACCTCAAAGGACACAGCCTCAACCACACCGACTTCAGCGAATGTCACTTTGTCGGCTCCGTATTTACCGATGTCTTCGGCCCCGTCTTTTGTCTCGCCGTTAGCCCCACAGAACGATTAGTGGCGATCGGTGATGGCTACGGAGCCATTCGCCTTTGGGGATTTGACGACAGTCAACCCTTCTTAACCATTCAAGGTCATCAAGGTTGGGTGCGCTCCATCGCCTTTAGTCCCGATGGTAATCTTTTAGCCAGTGGCAGCGCCGATAAAACCGTAAAACTCTGGGATCTCTCCAATGGGGACTGTTTAGCCACCTTAACAGAGCATCAAGAAACCGTGCGCTCCGTGGTTTTTAGTGCCGATGGTCAAAATTTAGCCACGGGAGCAGCCGATCGCTTAGTAAAACTTTGGAGCCTTTCCAACCCCGAACAGCCCCAATGTCTGCATACCTTCACCGGTCATACGGAAGGGGTGTGTTGTGTCGCTTTGAGCCAAGAAGGTGACCTGATCGCCAGTAGCAGTAATGACATGACCATCCGCCTGTGGGATCGAGAAACTGGGGAGGTGAAGGTATTAGAAGGTCATGAAAATTGGGTGTGGTCGGTAGCCTTTAGTCCCCACGGTCATCTGCTGGCCAGTAGCAGCGACGATCGCACCGTGAAGCTTTGGGATGTGGACACGGGGGACTGTTTGCAAACCCTACACCGACACCAGAATGGCGTTCATTCCGTGGCCTTTAGTCCCGATGGCAATCTTTTAGCCAGTGGCAGTGATGATAAAACCATTGTTATCTGGGATGTGGGGACGGGGGAACTCCTGCATGTTTTATACGGCCATACCAACTGGATCTGGCAAGTAGCCTTTAATCCCCATGATGGGGGCAAAACCCTGGCCAGTAGCAGCGTGAATAATTTTGTTAAACTGTGGGATGTACGGACGGGAAAGTGCCAAAAATCTTGGCAGGGATACACCAATTGGATTTGGGGGGTAGCCTTAAGTCCGGATGGTCAACTGTTAGCTAGTGGTAGTTTAGACCGTATGGTGCGCCTCTGGTGCGTGAAAACCGGGGAATGCTTGAAGACGTTGGCAGGTCACCTGGCTACGGTTCAGTCAGTGGATTTTAGTCGAGATGGTAAGCTTTTGGCCAGTTCGAGCGGCGATCGCACAGTGAAGTTATGGGAAGTGAGTACGGGGCGCTTAATCCGCACATTCACGGGTCATGAAGATGCCATTTGGTGCGTGCGCTTCAGCCCCAATGGGAAACTTCTAGCCACGGGAAGCGGCGATGAAACCGCTAGGGTTTGGAATACCCATACAGGGGAGTGTTTGCATACTTTTGAGGAACATACTCGCCCCACGCGCACGGTGACGTTCAGTGGCAATGGGGAACTCCTAGCAACCGGGAGTGACGATCTAACCCTTCGCCTCTGGAATCTACAAACGGGAGAATGCCTGAGCGTTTTAACCGGACATCAGGATTGGGTGGGGTCTTTGGCTGGGAGTTTGCAAGGATCAATTTTAGCTAGTGGTAGTGATGATACTACGGTACGGCTCTGGAATTGGGAAACGGGGGACTGTTTGCAGACTTTGCCGGGTCATTATCATTGGGTTCATGCGTTAGCGATGAGTCAAGATGGAGCAATTTTAGCCAGTGGGAGCAGCGATCGCACCATCAAAATCTGGGATGCAAACACCGGGAACTGCCTGCATACCTTAACCGGACATAACGAAGGGGTGCGATCGCTCTCCTTGAGTGCCAACGCTACCCTCTTAGCCAGTGGCAGCGAAGATGAGACGATTAAACTCTGGGATGTTCACCAGGGAGAATTGATGAAAACCCTGCGGGTATCTCGTCCCTATGCAGAGATGAATATTGCTAAAATTGAAGGCTTAACTCAAGCGGCGATTTCCACACTCAAAGCCAATGGAGCCATGGAGCGCAGTGCATAGCCGACTGGGACAGACACAGCGCTTTGTGCTGCCTGAGTAATGAGTAATATCAAATCTATTTATTTACGCTACAGATCTCTGTAGGGGCGGGTTATACCCAAATCTTGTAGACTGACAACTATTTTTGTATTCATGTCCGCTTGCGGAAACCCGCACAAACCCACTTGCCAAGCCAGTAGTGCCGTGACAACCCTAAAATGGTGGGTTACGGCGGATTGATAGATTGCTGTCAGAGTCTAGGTTTTAGCCGCCTAACCCACCCTACGCTAATGCACTATTTTAGCTGTGTCACGGCAGTAGGGTGCGTTATCAACGCACCCCACCCCACTAGGAATGACTGGTTTCTAATATCAGTTTAGACCGCTTCAAAGGTT
The genomic region above belongs to Roseofilum capinflatum BLCC-M114 and contains:
- a CDS encoding NB-ARC domain-containing protein, with protein sequence MNNQQFDRILAGLNPTEQQVLHELLNDREIATTVASNKSDVQKIRRTIYKSFGINEDDGRRRGRFFLIALFFKHKPELVNIPYLKKFQNMSAEEFEKTCDRLSTQEKPVLQLFLQNQTDEEIAASLNKNPGTIRKQIRNIYQKFGIQGNSKTQRNYLIPIFFKCKPEFVNIPLLTQPDDVGAGSVRVGSRRSRWEDEDRGEPAPTWDENVGELPPTEPKRSQNNWGEAPDVSIFHGRTEELDTLKTWIAQDGCRLVVLLGIGGIGKTALSVKLAQEVAGDFEAIIWRSLREAPPLSEMLDDINQVFNYEPDNPEDIPIHRRITQLIDYLKEHRCLIVFDNVEAILQPQTTAGRYRPGYEDYGDFLTRLGETEHQGCLMLTSREKPKGINALQGPKLPVRVWKVQGLDEGAIAEILKEKGLGVSAAVNHQLADSCNGNPLVLKLIATRIQELFGGSAANYLNRGEAIAIQDVCDVLDQQWQRLSLEEQHIMYWLAINREPVTPEILQEDMMGQPLRPVREATPQGYRRQLIEILYSLVGRSLIEAISGTRTTSPEPKPITTTLQNVVMEYLTNRFIQEICTELRTGNLNLFNSHALIKATAKDYVRESQIRLILQPIADHLLTLIDPQNPRPWIEQFLQKLRGSVGANGRSPLHMGQPTPKFLGYAAGNLINLLCQLKINLSHTNFSQLPIRQAYLKGHSLNHTDFSECHFVGSVFTDVFGPVFCLAVSPTERLVAIGDGYGAIRLWGFDDSQPFLTIQGHQGWVRSIAFSPDGNLLASGSADKTVKLWDLSNGDCLATLTEHQETVRSVVFSADGQNLATGAADRLVKLWSLSNPEQPQCLHTFTGHTEGVCCVALSQEGDLIASSSNDMTIRLWDRETGEVKVLEGHENWVWSVAFSPHGHLLASSSDDRTVKLWDVDTGDCLQTLHRHQNGVHSVAFSPDGNLLASGSDDKTIVIWDVGTGELLHVLYGHTNWIWQVAFNPHDGGKTLASSSVNNFVKLWDVRTGKCQKSWQGYTNWIWGVALSPDGQLLASGSLDRMVRLWCVKTGECLKTLAGHLATVQSVDFSRDGKLLASSSGDRTVKLWEVSTGRLIRTFTGHEDAIWCVRFSPNGKLLATGSGDETARVWNTHTGECLHTFEEHTRPTRTVTFSGNGELLATGSDDLTLRLWNLQTGECLSVLTGHQDWVGSLAGSLQGSILASGSDDTTVRLWNWETGDCLQTLPGHYHWVHALAMSQDGAILASGSSDRTIKIWDANTGNCLHTLTGHNEGVRSLSLSANATLLASGSEDETIKLWDVHQGELMKTLRVSRPYAEMNIAKIEGLTQAAISTLKANGAMERSA